The Microterricola viridarii nucleotide sequence GCAGTTGCATGGGGACAGGCTAGTGCAGCCCCAGATCAGTTCTGCTTATGTCACGTAAAGAATATGAGCTGGATTGATTCGAGGCGAGGGCCTAGCGTCGGAGCGTGACCCCTTCGCTCGCTCCCCTGCTCGCCGGCATCGGCCTCGGCTTCTCCCTGATCATCGCGATCGGCGCGCAGAACGTCTTCGTGCTGCGCCAGGGCATCCGCCGCGAGCACGTGCTGGCCGTCGTCATCCTCTGCGCGGTCTCCGACGCCGTGCTGATCATGGTCGGCATCAGCGGGATCGGCGCGCTGCTCGGCCAGCTGCCCTGGCTGCTGCCGGTCGCCCGCTGGGCCGGGGCGCTCTTCCTCGTCGGCTACGGGTTGCTCGCCGCCTGGCGGGCGCTGCGCCCGGGCGGGGCCGGGCTGCTCGCGGATGCCGCGGGCGGCGAGGGCGAGGCAGCCGTCGCCGCGGAGGGTGCCGAGCTCGCCGCAACCGGGGGCGGGGCCGGCGCGACGCGCAGCGCGACGGCCATCCGCGCCGCACGCACCACAACGACGGGCACCAGAACGTCGGGCACCAAAATACCGGGCACCGCCAGGGCCGGCACCCTCGGAGCGGCGCTGGCGACGGCGTTCGCGCTCACCTGGCTGAACCCGCACGTCTACCTCGACACCGTGTTCCTGCTCGGCTCCGTCGCGAACGGGCACGGCGACCCCGGCCGCTGGCTGTTCGGCGCCGGCGCCATCGTCGCGAGCCTCGTCTGGTTCACCTCACTCGGCTTCGGCGCGCGCTACCTCGGCCGCTGGCTCGGCACCCCACGCGCCTGGCGCGTGCTCGACGCGGTGATCGCCGTGGTGATGGTCACCCTCGGCGTGCTGTTGGTGCTGCCGCACTAGCGAGCCGGCGTCGCACTCGCCCGCCGGCTCCGCCCTAGCTCGTCGCGGCTGCGTCGGCTCCGGCCGCGTTGATCCTGATCTGCTCGAGGCCGCCGGCCCCGACTCCCCAGGCGTCCAGGATCGCGCCGTAGCTGCCGTCCTCGATCATCCCCTGCAGCGCGAGCTGCACCGCCTCGGCCATGCCGGAGCCCTTCGCGACGGCGAAGCCGTACGGGGCGACATCGAAGGTCTCCCCGACCGGCTTCAGCTTGCCGTTCAGCTTGGAGATGGCGTAGAGCGCCACCGGGGAGTCGGCGCTGAACGCGTCGGCCTGGCCGAGCACGACCGCGTTGATCGCATTGCCCTGGCTGTCGAACAGCATCTTCTCGATCGCCGGCTTGCCCGCGGCGACGCAGGCGGCGCTCTTCTCGGGGATCTCGGTCGTGTCCTGGAAGGTCGTCGCCTGCACCGCCACCTTCAGCCCACAGGCGTCCTCCGGGTCGACGGTGCTCTCGGCCGGGGCAGCCCACTGCACTCCGGCGTCGTAGTAGTGCACGAAATCGAGCTGCTTCTCGCGCTCGACGGTGTCGGTGAAGGACGACGCCCCGATGTCGAACTTGCCGCCGCGGACGGAGGGCACGATGTTGTCGAAGCTCGCGTCGTAGACCACCGAGTCCAGGCCGAGCGCCGCGGCGACGCCCCGGGCGAGCTCCAGGTCCCAGCCGACCGCCTGGCCGTCACTGTTCTTGAACTCGTTGGGCGCGTAGTTGGGCGCGGTGCCGATCGCGAGCACGCCGGAGCCGGCGACATCCGCCGGCAACAACGCGGCCGCCTCCGCGTTCACCGTGACGGTGGCCACCCGGGCATCCGCGCCCGTCATCTCGGGCAGCGAGTTGTCGACGCAGCCGGTGAGCAGCAGTGCGGCGACGGACAGCGGCGGGAGGACGTAGCGGGCGCGCATGGGAAATCCTTAAATCGAGTACGTCAGAAGAGCCTCAGTCCTCGCCTGCGGCGGCGAGATCACGCTGAAGCTCGGAACGTCGTACAAGACAGACGACTATGGCCCCACGCGGGCGCCCCTCCGATGGGTGCCCTTCGAGTCTAGGCGAGGCACGCTGGGAGAAGCTGTGCCCGCCAGGCGGCGCCCGGCGGCATCCACCGATCGGTGGATGCCGAATCAGCCGGTCCACCACTGGTGCGGTCGCCGGGAGGCGAGCAGGCTGGGCTCATGACAACACGCAATGCAACCCCCAACGACCCGGTGGTGCGGGTGCGCGGCCTGGAGAAGCGCTACGGCGACCTC carries:
- a CDS encoding LysE/ArgO family amino acid transporter, with protein sequence MTPSLAPLLAGIGLGFSLIIAIGAQNVFVLRQGIRREHVLAVVILCAVSDAVLIMVGISGIGALLGQLPWLLPVARWAGALFLVGYGLLAAWRALRPGGAGLLADAAGGEGEAAVAAEGAELAATGGGAGATRSATAIRAARTTTTGTRTSGTKIPGTARAGTLGAALATAFALTWLNPHVYLDTVFLLGSVANGHGDPGRWLFGAGAIVASLVWFTSLGFGARYLGRWLGTPRAWRVLDAVIAVVMVTLGVLLVLPH
- a CDS encoding ABC transporter substrate-binding protein, which codes for MRARYVLPPLSVAALLLTGCVDNSLPEMTGADARVATVTVNAEAAALLPADVAGSGVLAIGTAPNYAPNEFKNSDGQAVGWDLELARGVAAALGLDSVVYDASFDNIVPSVRGGKFDIGASSFTDTVEREKQLDFVHYYDAGVQWAAPAESTVDPEDACGLKVAVQATTFQDTTEIPEKSAACVAAGKPAIEKMLFDSQGNAINAVVLGQADAFSADSPVALYAISKLNGKLKPVGETFDVAPYGFAVAKGSGMAEAVQLALQGMIEDGSYGAILDAWGVGAGGLEQIRINAAGADAAATS